DNA sequence from the Sylvia atricapilla isolate bSylAtr1 chromosome 27, bSylAtr1.pri, whole genome shotgun sequence genome:
ATGAGTTCATCCTCTTGGGATTCCCTACCACTACAGGGCTACAGGCTCTGCTGTTTGTGATTTTCCTGGCAGTGTATTTGCTGACCATCACAGAGAACATCATCATCGTCACTTTAATCACTATCCACCGCCAGCTCCACAAGCCCATGTACTTTTTCCTGGGCCATCTGGCTTTCCTGGAGGCCTGCTACATCTCAGTCACCGTTCCCAAGCTGCTGGTGACCTTTGTGGTGAGGAATAAGAGCATTTCCTTCATAGGCTGCATGGCCCAGCTGTACTTTTTCATCGCCCTGGTGTGCACGGAGTGTGTCCTGCTGGCCGTCATGGCCTATGATCGCTATGCTGCCATCTGTGCCCCGCTGCACTACACGGTCACCATGAGCCACAGGgcctgcctgcagctggccACGGGCTCCTGGCTGCTTGGCTTCTTCATATCTGTGCTCAAGGTCTCCTTCATCTCCCAGCTCTccttctgcagccccagggTCATCAACCACTTCTACTGCGACATCAGCCCGCTGCTCAACCTCTCCTGTGCCAAGCGGCGCCTCGCTGAGATGGTGGACTTCATCTCGGCCTTGTTCACTTTGTTGATCCCCCTCTCTGTCATCATCGTTTCTTACGCCTGCATAATGAGAACCATTTTGCTCATTCCCAAGGCCCAGAACAGGAGGAAAGCCTTCTCCACCTGCGCGTCTCACCTGGCTGTGGTCACCATTTTCTTCTCAGCCACCCTCTTCATGTACGCTCGGCCCAGGAGTGTGAACTCCAGGGATCACAACAAGCTGATTTCCATAATTTATACCATAGTCACTCCAATGGTAAATCCATTCATTTACTGCCTGAGGAACCAGGAAGTGAAGGACACTTTATTGAAGGTCTTATGTAGGAGGGCTGCTGTCTCCAGAGTTTCTGATCACTAATGTAATGCTTGGAAGATAATCTTCCAACTGAATGTATCTGAATCCTATGGAAGTCTAATAGGATTTTTACTTTGACTGGTTATTAGGGTTCTCTTTCTGTATCAGTGCTTAACAATTCCTCCTCCTGAGTCTATCTGCACGTTCAGCTAAAATCTATGAATCTATGGAATGTAAAACGTTTTTCTAACTGAACACATCACACATCATTCCTGAGGAGTGGAAAACACAATAAGCATAATTGCCTTctcttaatgtatttttttggtgtgcaccaaagaaaaaaattgcattctgACCTTGATCCAACTTAACATGAAACTAAGATTCAAGAACTTGAGGCACCAAATAAATAGTTATGCCAACTTTCTTTGTAGTGGTGCATTTTTGGTTTATCAGTTTTCTGTATGcatttgttctttattttatactgtttttATATAAGTTATAATGGTTTGTCTCATGTACCCCCACGTTAACCCCTTCTTGGTTTCCCCCGAGTTATTGTCAGGTGTCAATCATAATCATAGGTCCTGTCCATCACTTCACAGCCTGGCCCTGATGTCTAGAAGGTTCTAGTGAGGACAGTGAGTGATTGGCAGAGTCTGAGGACGTTGAGTGATTGGCAGGTTTCCTGGTTCTCCCTTCCCTTGGTTTAATGATTTCTTCTATTGACTGTCATTTATGTTCTGGGTCACTCCCTTCACTTTTTGGATTGGTTCCAAGCtgtccccttcccttttccccagcctCATACTTAAGGTGCTGTACAGAGAGGAAACCTGCTTTTGTGGGCTAACTCTGTGGGTGTGAAGAAGTCCCTCATGGGCTGAACAAACCCCAGTGGAAGTTCCCCATAAGAGACCTCTCCTTATTTCTCATCACTGTTCATGCTTCTGCAAAGGCACAGACCCACAGGATCGAGGATGAATCCCAGGATATGGAGCTGTACCttcactgcagctccagtggCAGCGCTGGCTGAGACATGGGACATGAGTCCTGAGAGACACACCAGATCTCAGCATTTCTTCACAGCAATGAGGATGGGAACTGCAGTAATTCAGATAATAACAGTCATTTTAAATAGCTGTGATAGGAGCTCATGAACCAACACTAAGAACTTCCTTCTTTATTAACTTCAAATATAACATCGGGAAGTAGCTCAGattcagaaaacaaacttttaCTTTTGGGGAAGAGGGttaatttgcataatttaatttccatttaaatgcTAAATGAGCCTTCTGATTTTTAGATGTTATTTTCCTGTGGTCCTTAAACATTACGTGACGAGATATAAGTActaagagaaaaatcagttgTCTAAACACAGGTCTTTCCTAAAGTAGCATTCAAAGGAGAGGGTCAGGAAGAACTTCAAGGTAATTTAACACAGAGATGCAAAATCTTTCACCAGCAGGCCTGATGGCAGATGGTTCTTGATTCTGTTACTCAGGACTACATCAACATTATTGTGTCCAGTTTGGCACTTCCCACCGTAAGAAGGACAAAATGGACAGTCCAGCAGAGAGTTACCAAATGACAGAAGGGTGAGACCACACAGCATACAGAGAGACAGATGGAAGCAGTTTTTTAAGTCTGGGAAAGAGAATGTTGAGGAGGAGTTTAGCTGCAGTCTACCTGAAGAGTGTTGTAGAGGAGATAGATGCAATTCTTAATGGTGCATGcctgaaaagacaaaagcaacAGGAACTTGTTCCAACAAATTAAATTCAGATAAGATAGTCCGAAAAAGATCAAACAAAATCATTCAGAGTGATGAAGCACCACAACACAATCccaaaaatgtaataaaatctCTGTCCTTTGAGTTTTTCAAAGCATGACCTGACAAGTCCCTGAAAAACCTAACCACCCTGAAATATGTTTGTGACAGCAGAGTGCGTTAAAACATTCTGGAAGTAAAGTTCtgtccttccaacccaagttTTTGTATGATTCTTTGATCTGGATGTCAAATGGAAAAGTCTGTGCCATCTCAAACTGCAAGAGAATTTGATGTTCAGGGAAGTGAATCTGGCTGTAGGTACCCACTGAGTAGATTTCAACATATGAGCAATGTGTTCAATACTATCCAGGGAATGCATGCTCTCCAGAGTATCCACACCACTCCTCCACTGAGCCAAGAACTGGATGCAGTACTTTAGATAtgaacatattttatatatgaatatatCTCATTTGAGTTCCCTTTTATAGCATAACTCTCCCCATGTCTCTATTACATCAGCTGTGGCTTGGTCTAGCTGAGACCTGAAAATGTCAAGTACTAAAATCTCTAAAGGAAGCTGTTAAAGCACTGTTCTGACCTCACATTTTCTAATTGCCTAAATAGAAGCTACTGAGTTGCAAGTAATTGTCTTTGTCCCTTTTTATAGCTTGTCACTGaccacagcacagcctccaATACCCCATACTGAACAGAACAAACCCAGTTACATCAACTTCTCTTCATGGTGCAGGTACCCTGAGTCACATCCTCACATCTTAGCAGGCTTTAGTAAGCACCTCTCTAGTTTATCCACATTTTCCTTGAATTGCAGAGATCCCAAAATTGGTCCATTGGAGCTGGACCCTCACCAGAAATGAGAGAAGAACTAAAACTCATGCTAACACTACTCTccatatattattttaaagttgtCTTCTTCATGAGATGCCCTTACATTCCTGAGCATGCACATATGGCTTTGCCCAGTAGTTAGAATTCAATCAGTGTACCATGAGGTATGTCAAATGTCACTAGATTCTtacatatttacaaaataaatcaaactgtATGCTCCAACAGCCAAATAACTTCTGTAATTCCAGCTGTCCTAGATGCTAAACTCCCATTATTCTCACTGTATGAATGTAATTTTAATCATGGTATTGGCTTAAATAAGGTATCTGATTCTCATGGTACCAACTGAAAGGTGATTTTACAAGTAGCTGACCCCAGGTACTGCTCCCCCCTTGGCAGCGTGGAGGGGACCAGATCAGGTTTTGTATTCTTTGTCCTACAgaatcctgcagcagcacctcggCTCTACTTGAGAAGAAACTGACTCATCAGGTAACAGATCAGTGTTATCTCTGaccctccttttcctcttgacatattttcactgtattataaaattcagaaaatgcatAGTTTGGCTATTGGTGTGTCTGAAGATTGTACACATAACTCCAGTGTGGGTGAAACTACACTTACCCCAAGTCACTTACTCCAAAAGCCATTACCAGTTAAGGTTACTGACTTAGATTGGGGCACTAatctaaaacatttttctagatTACCTTTTGGTAAAACACTGCCATATCCTCTGCCTCAGGGCATGTTTTTACATTCCTCTGCCCTATAAAAATCAGTAGACACTAGCtggtattttttcattgttcagTGTCTCAGAAAAAAGATCTTCAGAGTTTCTTCTACTCTGCATGGAGTCACAGAGGAAACAATAACATCCCTCCTCTTTCTGTGATTGCTTCCATTGGGAGGTTAGCTGTAATTTCTGAATCAGATCTCATGAGACACCAAAGGTAAATAAAGTGTTGATTTATCTGTGCTGGTATAAATCACACAACTGATGAATCAGTTTGCACTTCATCTGTACCCTACTGATCATATTCTCCAGGATCAACTAAGGCAGTGGATGCCCACTACAGAAGGTTGAGAATAGCTTTCTTTTTAACAGCACAGGCTGAGCCATTCTTATTTTTGGAGGATTAACCTGAGTTAGTTGCAAACAAACTGGACTcagaattttaaattgcttGTACTTATGCTGTATCTGGGATGCTTTGTGTTCTATCTCAATAGACTTTAGATGTACGTGGTCTCAGAGCCAGATACAGATACCTCTATTGGGCTCCTTCAGATGTGTTTGGAGGGGGGGTTTATTATCAAAATGAATATATTCTTGTGGCACTTCACATTTCCTCTACAGCTCATAGAATATATATGATATAACTTTAGAAATGTTTAGATGTAGAAATTAAAGCATTGGAAATGTGAATGTCTGTTTATAAACTGTGATTTCTTTATACTGGATGGATAATATATTAGCATCATTTATCATTTGTCTTAGATGAGACCAGATTGGTAATGTATATTGATCTCCATGAAACGTAAATTAAACAGcatggtttgatttttaaaatgaaaaattctgaattgAGCAGATAAATTTCACAAAGTTAATTTCTAAAAACCTGACAACAAAATGTCTGAGCTTTTACAATGTCTTTAACTGGTGGTATAATATATGGCTGTGAATTTAAGCCTGTGTAGTTAGGTGTCATTGTATTAATTTATTGCAGGTGGATAAGGCTCATCTTTCTTCTACAGAATGGGTGGGAGGAATGAAACCAAAGTCATGTATTTCATTCTCCTGGGTTTCCCCACCACTGCTgaacagcagctgcttctcttctctgctttACTTCTGGTTTATTTATTAACTGTGTTGGAAAACTTCCTTATCATTCTCACCATCCGAAATAACCACAGCCTGCAAAAGCCCATGTATTTCTTCCTAGGGAACCTATCTTTCTTAGAGATCTGGTATGTTTCTGTCACTGAGCCAAAGATGATCGTAGATGTCCTGTCTCATGACAAACGTATCTCATTCCAGGGGTGCATGacacagctgcatttctttgtgACCTTTGTTTGCACTGAGTATGTTCTGCTAGCTGTGATGGCCTATGACCGCTTTGTGGCCATATGCAAACCTCTCAGGTACCCCCTCATCATGAGTCACAGGGTTTGTGCTCAGCTGATAGCTGCCTGTTGGATGTGTGGCTTGACCACCTCTTCCATCAAGCTGAGCTTTATAGCCCGGCTCTCATTCTGTGATGTGGACAGGATCAATCATTATTTCTGTGACATTTCACCTCTATTGAATATCTCCTGCAGCGATTCCTCTTTGGCTGAGCTCGTGGACTTCATCTTGGCTCTGCTGGTTATCATGGTGCCTCTGTGCACCGTGGTGGCCTCCTACGTTTGCATCCTGTTCATGGTGTTGAAGATTCCCTCTTCTCAGGGGAGgcaaaaagccttttccacctgcagctcccacctgaCTGTGGTGGTTTTGTTCTACTCCACCACTCTTTTCACTTATGCCCACCCCAAGCTCATGTACACCTACGGTGCCAACAAACTGGTGTCAGTCCTGTACACGGTGGTGGTGCCACTGCTGAATCCTCTCATATATTGTCTTAGAAACAAAGAAGTCAGGTCTGCCATGAGAAAGACTTTTACTAGTAGAAgacacagcagagaaatcaaCTAAACAGAGCCCCAGAGAAGGCGCTTTGCTCATGAAGAtcagctggcagtgctgatgAGCTGAAGTCAGGAGGGCCACACCTTAATCCATGCCAAACTGTCCTATTAATGCAAACACTACTCATATTTATTGAACTCGACCTTAATATATCTAAGTTAGATCTATGTGTTTACTATTGCTTTGAGatgtgtgggtttggggtttttttgcttgtctaAGAATCTATGCTGTCATCCTTTCTTAAGTCTCTGGCTGAATGACTGCTctgtttttaaagatgttttggAAATGCTAGGAAATGAACCCCAGATTTGTTTGCCCTAGTTGGAACAGAGTCCAGAAAACATTGTAAAATGTGTGTGAAAATCAGCTATCTATGTGCAATTTATTTAGTCCAAGATTTTGTTATTATCCTTTGAAAGAAATAGGCAGCAGAAAAGGATGGGTAATATAGTAACATTCTTAGATACTTGGTGtaggataaaaggaaaaatcctctgaagaagaaaatttttctaATATGGCATTAGAGAAGTTATAATGTGAGTTGCTCATTGTATTCATGTTACAGCTGCATTGTCACTTGGCCTCTGCCTCAGCTTCACAATGGGACCAAGGCACCCTAAATAACCTCATTGCATACCAAATAATGtcttccatgaagaaattctgaCATGTCTGAAAGGATAAATCACTTCAATATTTCCTTCAGGCTGCACTGGATCCAGCAGTATTTAATCAGGAGTAATGACCTCATGCAGGAGTCTGGAAACACAGCTGGTGAACCTGAGTGGAACACAGATTGCCTGTGAGAAAACCTGATTATCGATTAGAAATAAAACGGTGCCTTTAAGAAAACTGCTCTGTGTTCAGACTATCACAGTGCTTCAGAACTTTTAATATTCTgtaataaacaaacaaataaatcaatCTGTCAGCAGAATGCATCTCCATGTGACCATATTAAATTATGACTGAGACCATGGTATCTGATATTCTGTGCTCTGTACTAGCATACTGACTTTTCCAGTTTTGCAGATGGAGCATTCAGTTTTCCAGGGAAGAAACCTGGAAGAAACTTGTTTATGCATACTGTGCCATGTATTGCCAGTTGTTTCAAACAACACCTTTTTGAGGACTTGGACACAATATTTAGGAGAGATGTCAGGAACAGCTTGAAGTTCATCATAGTGGGGAGCTCTCACCAGAAATGCAGAGTGCTGGCTGTAATCCAAGTATTAGCAGAAAGTCTGCTGTGAGAAAATAGGTAATTGACACAAAATGAATATACATTACAGTATGAACCATTGTAAAGGAACAAGAAATAATCCAGTAGTTCTTTAgatttgcattaaaaatcaaGAGCCACAGATATAGCTAGATAggaattctaaaaatatttaaagtttagACATGTGTACTTAAGACATCTAAGCAAACTACCCTCAGCTCCTTTACTACTGATAGATATGGATTATCACCCTAGAAATACATTCCTTATCTATAACATATGTTTTTATG
Encoded proteins:
- the LOC136372256 gene encoding olfactory receptor 6B1-like — translated: MAQENDTQIYEFILLGFPTTTGLQALLFVIFLAVYLLTITENIIIVTLITIHRQLHKPMYFFLGHLAFLEACYISVTVPKLLVTFVVRNKSISFIGCMAQLYFFIALVCTECVLLAVMAYDRYAAICAPLHYTVTMSHRACLQLATGSWLLGFFISVLKVSFISQLSFCSPRVINHFYCDISPLLNLSCAKRRLAEMVDFISALFTLLIPLSVIIVSYACIMRTILLIPKAQNRRKAFSTCASHLAVVTIFFSATLFMYARPRSVNSRDHNKLISIIYTIVTPMVNPFIYCLRNQEVKDTLLKVLCRRAAVSRVSDH
- the LOC136372258 gene encoding olfactory receptor 6Y1-like; protein product: MGGRNETKVMYFILLGFPTTAEQQLLLFSALLLVYLLTVLENFLIILTIRNNHSLQKPMYFFLGNLSFLEIWYVSVTEPKMIVDVLSHDKRISFQGCMTQLHFFVTFVCTEYVLLAVMAYDRFVAICKPLRYPLIMSHRVCAQLIAACWMCGLTTSSIKLSFIARLSFCDVDRINHYFCDISPLLNISCSDSSLAELVDFILALLVIMVPLCTVVASYVCILFMVLKIPSSQGRQKAFSTCSSHLTVVVLFYSTTLFTYAHPKLMYTYGANKLVSVLYTVVVPLLNPLIYCLRNKEVRSAMRKTFTSRRHSREIN